One Paraburkholderia kururiensis DNA window includes the following coding sequences:
- the yjfF gene encoding galactofuranose ABC transporter, permease protein YjfF, with protein sequence MSALPSGQRRPLRERWLRPLIDPRTLPIAVTVMLFAVLFGFGSVMYTGFFSLQVLLGLLVDNSFLLIIAIGMTFVIVSGGIDLSVGAVLALTTILCAVGSERLHWPVWAIVAVVLAFGALYGAAMGALIHFLKLQPFIVTLAGMFLARGTCFLITTQSITINDPAFHAIAGFSVRAGSGSLNAGALVAIVTLFVAIYIAHYTRFGRNVYAVGGNERSALLMGLPVARTKVLVYAFSGFCSALGGLVFTLYVLSGYGLQGQGMELDAIAATVIGGTLLTGGVGYVIGSVFGVGILGTIQTLITFDGTLSSWWTRIVIGALLCAFCLLQRVIERQATRRKSDGTGAGAGAKASRKRRTEPDGGALATQGGTGEQLAG encoded by the coding sequence ATGAGCGCCCTCCCTTCCGGCCAGCGCCGCCCGCTGCGCGAGCGCTGGCTGCGTCCGCTGATCGACCCGCGCACGCTGCCCATCGCCGTCACCGTCATGCTGTTCGCCGTGCTGTTCGGCTTCGGGTCGGTGATGTACACGGGCTTCTTCTCGCTGCAGGTGCTGCTCGGCCTGCTCGTGGACAACTCGTTTTTGCTCATCATCGCGATCGGCATGACGTTCGTGATCGTGTCGGGCGGCATCGACCTTTCCGTGGGCGCCGTGCTCGCGCTCACCACGATTCTCTGCGCGGTGGGGTCCGAGCGGCTGCACTGGCCGGTGTGGGCCATCGTGGCCGTGGTGCTCGCGTTCGGCGCGCTCTACGGCGCCGCGATGGGCGCGCTGATCCACTTCCTCAAGCTGCAACCGTTCATCGTGACGCTGGCGGGCATGTTCCTCGCACGCGGCACGTGCTTTCTCATCACGACGCAGTCCATCACGATCAACGACCCGGCCTTTCACGCCATTGCGGGCTTCAGCGTGCGTGCCGGCAGCGGGTCGCTGAACGCGGGCGCGCTGGTCGCGATCGTCACGCTCTTCGTCGCCATCTATATCGCGCACTACACGCGCTTCGGGCGCAACGTCTACGCGGTGGGCGGCAACGAACGTTCGGCGCTGCTGATGGGCCTGCCCGTGGCACGCACGAAGGTGCTCGTCTATGCGTTCAGCGGTTTTTGCTCCGCGCTGGGCGGGCTCGTGTTCACGCTCTACGTGCTCTCGGGCTACGGCTTGCAGGGCCAGGGCATGGAGCTGGACGCGATTGCGGCCACGGTGATTGGCGGCACGCTGCTGACGGGCGGCGTGGGCTACGTGATCGGGTCCGTGTTCGGCGTGGGCATTCTGGGCACCATCCAGACGCTCATCACCTTCGACGGCACGCTCAGTTCGTGGTGGACGCGCATCGTGATCGGCGCCCTGCTCTGCGCGTTCTGCCTGCTGCAACGCGTGATCGAACGGCAGGCGACGCGCCGCAAGTCGGACGGCACGGGTGCCGGCGCGGGCGCGAAGGCGAGCCGCAAGCGGCGCACGGAGCCCGACGGCGGCGCGCTGGCGACCCAAGGCGGGACGGGGGAGCAGTTGGCGGGTTAG
- a CDS encoding ABC transporter permease, with amino-acid sequence MKLVRTALAHPLVWPVVTLVLLTLLDLAHNSAFLSIRMLDGHLFGAPIDILNRAAPLVIVSLGTTLVIATRGIDISVGAVVAIAGAAAATVLADDPSQVGLALAAALGTGIAAGVWNGLLVAFVGMQPIIATLILMVAGRGIAQLLTGGQIIPIGAPGYLVLGDGYLASVPCSVWIALAAIAATALLVNRTALGLFIRAIGINPVATRLAGLRSASIVFGVYVFCGVASAVAGILASSNVRSADGNNAGLLLELDAILAVTLGGTSLAGGRFSLAGTVLGALIIQTLTYTTYSIGVPPEATLVVKAAVVLVVSVIQSATIRALLARHLQRVLPSARTRPIVEASE; translated from the coding sequence ATGAAACTCGTCAGAACGGCGCTCGCGCATCCGCTCGTGTGGCCGGTGGTCACGCTCGTGCTGCTCACGCTGCTCGATCTCGCGCACAACAGCGCGTTTCTTTCCATCCGTATGCTGGACGGTCACCTGTTCGGCGCGCCCATCGACATTCTCAATCGCGCGGCGCCGCTCGTGATCGTGTCGCTCGGCACGACGCTCGTGATCGCGACGCGCGGCATCGACATCTCGGTGGGCGCAGTCGTGGCAATTGCAGGCGCCGCAGCGGCAACGGTGCTTGCGGACGACCCGTCGCAAGTCGGACTCGCGCTTGCCGCAGCGCTCGGCACCGGCATCGCGGCCGGCGTGTGGAACGGGCTGCTCGTTGCGTTCGTGGGCATGCAGCCCATCATCGCCACGCTGATCCTGATGGTGGCGGGCCGCGGCATCGCGCAATTGCTCACAGGCGGCCAGATCATTCCGATCGGCGCGCCGGGCTACCTCGTTCTTGGCGACGGCTACCTCGCGAGCGTGCCGTGTTCGGTGTGGATCGCGCTGGCCGCCATCGCGGCGACGGCGCTGCTCGTGAACCGCACGGCGCTCGGGCTCTTCATTCGCGCCATCGGCATCAATCCGGTTGCGACGCGTCTGGCAGGCCTGCGCTCGGCCTCCATCGTGTTCGGCGTCTATGTGTTCTGCGGCGTGGCTTCCGCGGTGGCGGGCATTCTCGCCAGTTCGAACGTGCGCAGCGCGGACGGCAACAACGCGGGCCTGCTGCTCGAACTCGACGCGATTCTCGCCGTGACGCTGGGCGGCACGTCGCTCGCGGGCGGGCGCTTCAGCCTGGCGGGCACGGTGCTGGGCGCGCTCATCATCCAGACGCTCACGTACACGACCTACTCCATCGGCGTGCCGCCCGAAGCCACGCTCGTCGTGAAGGCCGCCGTCGTGCTCGTGGTGAGCGTGATCCAGTCGGCCACCATCCGCGCGCTGCTCGCGCGCCATCTCCAACGTGTCCTGCCTTCCGCGCGGACCCGGCCTATCGTCGAGGCATCCGAATGA
- a CDS encoding sugar ABC transporter ATP-binding protein codes for MAAHAILETTGVSKSFPGVRALNQVDFRLFPGEIHTLMGQNGAGKSTLINVLTGVHAHDAGEIRLDGKPVSFATPLEAEAAGIRTLYQEINLCPNLSVAENVFAGRQPKRRGAIDWKTINARAADALAALNVTLDVTRSLDAYPVAVQQMVAIARAVSVDARVLILDEPTSSLDDSEVARLFAVLRKLRESGIAILFVTHFLEQTYAVSDRITVMRNGEREGEYLAKDLPMTQLVAKMVGHEGMSERLERDVAERKAAPTGDARPFVEMRGVSRRGLMNPVDLDIAQGQIVGLAGLLGSGRTETARLLFGAEKADGGEVSIGGRRVKLRSPHDAVRHGIGYCPEDRKKEGIIADLPLRENIVLALQARRGWWRVIGRAKQREMADRYIKLLGIKARDAEQPIGLLSGGNQQKALLARWLATEPKMLILDEPTRGIDVAAKFEIMDRVLSFCAKGLAILFISSEVSEVVRVSDRIAVLRDRRKVAEVTSDAASEDHVYRLIAGGER; via the coding sequence ATGGCGGCTCACGCGATACTCGAGACGACGGGCGTCAGCAAGTCCTTTCCGGGCGTGCGGGCGCTCAACCAGGTCGACTTCCGGCTCTTTCCCGGCGAGATCCACACGTTGATGGGCCAGAACGGCGCCGGCAAATCGACGCTCATCAACGTGCTCACCGGCGTGCATGCCCACGACGCCGGCGAGATCCGGCTGGACGGCAAGCCCGTGAGTTTCGCGACGCCGCTCGAAGCGGAAGCGGCCGGCATTCGCACGCTCTACCAGGAAATCAACCTGTGCCCCAACCTCTCGGTAGCGGAGAACGTGTTTGCCGGCCGCCAGCCGAAACGGCGCGGCGCGATCGACTGGAAGACCATCAACGCGCGCGCCGCCGACGCGCTGGCTGCCCTCAACGTCACGCTCGACGTGACGCGTTCGCTGGACGCGTATCCCGTCGCCGTGCAGCAGATGGTGGCCATCGCGCGCGCCGTGTCCGTAGACGCGCGCGTGCTGATTCTCGACGAACCCACTTCGAGTCTCGACGACAGCGAGGTGGCGCGTCTCTTCGCGGTGCTGCGCAAGCTGCGCGAGTCGGGCATCGCGATCCTGTTCGTCACACACTTTCTGGAACAGACCTACGCCGTGTCGGACCGCATCACCGTGATGCGCAACGGCGAACGCGAAGGCGAATACCTCGCGAAAGACCTGCCCATGACGCAGCTCGTCGCGAAGATGGTGGGTCATGAAGGCATGAGCGAGCGGCTGGAGCGCGACGTGGCCGAAAGAAAAGCGGCGCCCACGGGCGACGCGCGGCCTTTCGTGGAAATGCGCGGCGTGTCGCGACGCGGGCTCATGAATCCCGTGGATCTCGACATCGCGCAAGGCCAGATCGTCGGGCTCGCGGGGCTGCTCGGCTCGGGCCGTACCGAAACGGCGCGGCTGCTGTTCGGCGCGGAGAAGGCCGACGGCGGCGAAGTGAGCATCGGCGGACGCCGTGTGAAGCTGCGCTCGCCGCACGACGCGGTGCGCCACGGCATTGGCTATTGCCCCGAAGACCGCAAGAAGGAAGGCATCATCGCGGACCTGCCGCTGCGCGAGAACATCGTGCTCGCGTTGCAGGCGCGGCGCGGCTGGTGGCGCGTCATTGGCCGCGCGAAGCAGCGCGAGATGGCGGACCGCTACATCAAGCTGCTCGGCATCAAGGCGCGCGACGCCGAACAACCCATTGGTCTGCTGTCGGGCGGCAACCAGCAAAAGGCGCTGCTCGCGCGCTGGCTCGCCACCGAACCGAAGATGCTGATCCTCGACGAACCCACGCGCGGCATCGACGTGGCCGCGAAATTCGAAATCATGGACCGCGTGCTGTCGTTCTGCGCGAAGGGGCTCGCCATTCTGTTCATCTCGTCGGAAGTAAGCGAGGTGGTGCGCGTGAGCGACCGCATCGCCGTGCTGCGCGACCGTCGCAAGGTGGCCGAGGTCACGTCCGACGCAGCCTCCGAAGATCACGTCTACCGGCTCATTGCGGGAGGCGAACGATGA
- a CDS encoding ABC transporter substrate-binding protein, with the protein MTLRVLLAAAFALTAVTSHADEKKITLGFAQVGAESAWRTANTVSIKSAAKEAGINLKFSDAQQKQENQIKAIRSYIAQKVDVIAFSPVVESGWEPVLTEAKAAGIPVILTDRSIDVKDQSLYTTMIGSDFLEEGRRAGKWLEDRYRNDAGPINIVELQGTVGSAPANDRHAGLMEVIKNDPKFKIIASQSGDFTLAGGKQVMEAFVKTYGKQMNVVYAHNDDMALGAIQAMEEAGMKPGKDVSVVSFDATHGGFQAMVAGKINVDVECSPLLGPQLMTAVKDLVAGKQLPKRIVTNETVFPQSVAAQIMPQRKY; encoded by the coding sequence ATGACGCTTCGCGTGCTGCTTGCCGCCGCATTCGCGCTGACCGCCGTCACCAGCCATGCGGACGAGAAAAAGATCACGCTCGGCTTTGCGCAGGTCGGCGCCGAGAGCGCATGGCGTACCGCCAACACGGTCTCGATCAAGAGCGCCGCGAAGGAAGCGGGCATCAACCTGAAGTTCTCGGATGCCCAGCAGAAGCAGGAAAACCAGATCAAGGCGATTCGCTCGTACATCGCGCAAAAGGTGGACGTGATCGCGTTTTCGCCGGTGGTGGAATCGGGCTGGGAGCCGGTGCTGACCGAAGCGAAAGCGGCCGGCATTCCGGTGATCCTCACCGACCGCTCCATCGACGTGAAAGACCAGTCGCTCTACACCACGATGATCGGCTCGGACTTCCTCGAAGAAGGCCGGCGCGCAGGCAAGTGGCTGGAAGACCGTTATCGCAACGATGCCGGTCCCATCAACATCGTCGAGCTGCAGGGCACGGTGGGCTCCGCGCCCGCGAACGACCGCCACGCGGGCCTGATGGAAGTGATCAAGAACGATCCGAAGTTCAAGATCATCGCGTCGCAGAGCGGCGACTTCACGCTGGCCGGCGGCAAGCAGGTCATGGAAGCGTTCGTGAAGACCTACGGCAAGCAGATGAACGTGGTCTACGCGCATAACGACGACATGGCGCTGGGCGCGATCCAGGCCATGGAAGAAGCCGGCATGAAGCCGGGCAAGGACGTGAGCGTCGTGTCCTTCGACGCCACGCACGGCGGCTTCCAGGCCATGGTGGCGGGCAAGATCAACGTGGACGTGGAATGCAGCCCGCTGCTCGGACCGCAGCTCATGACCGCGGTGAAGGACCTCGTGGCCGGCAAGCAGTTGCCCAAGCGCATCGTGACGAACGAAACGGTGTTCCCGCAGAGCGTCGCGGCGCAGATCATGCCGCAGCGCAAGTACTAA
- a CDS encoding IlvD/Edd family dehydratase — protein MTDQTRKLRSAEWFGSADKNGFMYRSWMKNQGIPDHEFAGKPIIGICNTWSELTPCNAHFRKLAEHVKRGIYEAGGFPVEFPVFSNGESNLRPTAMFTRNLASMDVEESIRGNPIDAVVLLAGCDKTTPALLMGAASCDVPAILVTGGPMLNGKHEGHDIGSGTVVWQLSEAVKAGRISLDEFMSAEAGMSRSAGTCNTMGTASTMACMAEALGVTLPHNAAIPAVDARRYVMAHLSGMRIVEMVWDDLRLSKLLTRAAFENAIRVNAAIGGSTNAAIHLKAIAGRVGVPLELDDWTRIGRHTPTLVDLQPSGRFLMEEFYYAGGLPAVLRRMGEAGLLPHPDALTANGKTLWDNVRAAPNYNDEVIRPLDNPLVADGGLCVLRGNLAPNGAVLKPSAATPELLKHRGRAVVFENLEDYKARIADPALDVDATSVLVMKNCGPKGYPGMAEVGNMGLPPKLLREGVKDMVRISDARMSGTAYGTVVLHVAPEARAGGPLAVVRDGDWIELDCETGRLHLDITDADMAARLAQWKAAQQTLPADTSGYRKLYVEHVLQADEGCDFDFLVGCRGAEVPRHSH, from the coding sequence ATGACAGACCAAACCCGCAAGCTGCGTTCGGCCGAATGGTTCGGCAGCGCCGACAAAAACGGCTTCATGTACCGCAGCTGGATGAAAAACCAGGGCATTCCGGACCACGAATTCGCAGGCAAGCCGATCATCGGCATCTGCAATACGTGGTCGGAACTCACGCCGTGCAACGCGCATTTCCGCAAACTCGCGGAGCACGTGAAGCGCGGCATTTACGAGGCCGGCGGTTTCCCGGTGGAGTTCCCGGTCTTTTCGAACGGTGAATCGAATCTGCGGCCCACGGCGATGTTCACGCGCAACCTCGCGAGCATGGACGTGGAGGAGTCGATTCGCGGCAATCCGATCGACGCCGTCGTGCTGCTCGCCGGCTGCGACAAGACCACGCCCGCGCTGCTGATGGGCGCGGCGAGCTGCGACGTGCCGGCCATTCTCGTCACGGGTGGACCGATGCTCAACGGCAAGCACGAAGGTCACGACATCGGCTCGGGCACCGTCGTCTGGCAGTTGAGCGAGGCCGTGAAGGCGGGGCGCATTTCGCTCGACGAATTCATGTCCGCGGAGGCGGGCATGTCGCGCTCGGCGGGCACGTGCAACACGATGGGCACGGCGTCCACGATGGCGTGCATGGCCGAGGCGCTCGGTGTCACGCTGCCGCACAACGCCGCCATTCCGGCTGTGGACGCGCGCCGCTACGTGATGGCGCATCTCTCGGGCATGCGCATCGTCGAGATGGTGTGGGACGATCTGCGACTCTCGAAGCTGCTCACGCGCGCCGCGTTCGAAAACGCGATTCGTGTGAACGCGGCGATTGGCGGTTCCACCAACGCGGCCATTCACTTGAAGGCGATAGCGGGCCGCGTGGGCGTGCCGCTCGAACTGGACGACTGGACGCGCATCGGCCGCCACACGCCCACCCTCGTCGACCTGCAACCGTCAGGGCGTTTTCTGATGGAAGAGTTCTATTACGCGGGCGGCCTACCGGCCGTGCTGAGGCGCATGGGCGAAGCGGGACTCCTGCCGCATCCCGACGCGCTTACCGCGAACGGCAAGACGCTGTGGGACAACGTGCGCGCGGCGCCGAACTACAACGACGAAGTGATTCGACCGCTCGACAACCCGCTCGTCGCGGACGGCGGCCTGTGCGTGCTGCGCGGCAATCTCGCGCCGAACGGCGCGGTACTGAAGCCCTCGGCGGCCACGCCCGAACTGCTCAAGCATCGCGGCCGCGCCGTGGTGTTCGAAAACCTGGAGGACTACAAGGCTCGCATCGCCGACCCGGCGCTCGACGTGGACGCGACTTCCGTGCTCGTCATGAAGAACTGCGGTCCGAAGGGGTACCCCGGCATGGCCGAGGTCGGCAACATGGGCCTGCCGCCGAAGCTCTTGCGCGAAGGCGTGAAAGACATGGTGCGCATTTCGGATGCGCGCATGAGCGGCACCGCGTACGGCACCGTGGTATTGCACGTGGCGCCGGAAGCACGTGCGGGCGGCCCGCTTGCCGTCGTGCGCGACGGCGACTGGATCGAACTGGACTGCGAGACCGGCCGCCTGCATCTCGACATCACGGACGCCGACATGGCCGCGCGCCTCGCGCAATGGAAAGCGGCGCAACAGACGCTGCCCGCGGATACGAGCGGCTACCGCAAGCTCTACGTCGAGCACGTTCTGCAGGCCGACGAAGGCTGCGACTTCGATTTCCTCGTGGGGTGCCGCGGGGCGGAAGTGCCCCGCCATTCGCACTAG
- a CDS encoding FadR/GntR family transcriptional regulator gives MDYRHLQNRKSMHARIVQELGIEIVSGKLKPGERLPAEPMLCETYGVSRPVLREATRVLVAKGLVVSKPRVGSIVRPREEWHMLDPDVLYWTISSVPESAFFHSLLAVRRIIEPAAAALAATAATEEDLKRIGSAFERMEHAPTAGDLLAPDLEFHRAIMAATHNDMLAYIGNMLSLALSESIKLTSRHPDTHALSLPRHKAILTALQNRDPLGARHASLVQLENARADADSVLGPVHI, from the coding sequence ATGGACTACCGGCATCTTCAGAACCGCAAGAGCATGCATGCACGCATCGTGCAGGAGCTCGGCATCGAAATCGTCAGCGGCAAGCTCAAACCCGGCGAACGGCTGCCCGCCGAACCGATGCTCTGCGAGACCTATGGCGTGAGCCGGCCCGTGCTGCGCGAAGCCACGCGCGTACTGGTGGCGAAGGGGCTGGTGGTGTCGAAGCCGCGCGTGGGCAGCATAGTGCGGCCGCGCGAAGAGTGGCACATGCTTGACCCGGACGTGCTCTACTGGACCATCAGCAGCGTGCCGGAAAGCGCGTTCTTCCATTCGCTGCTGGCCGTGCGACGCATCATCGAGCCGGCCGCCGCGGCGCTCGCCGCCACGGCCGCCACGGAAGAAGACCTCAAGCGCATCGGCTCCGCCTTCGAACGCATGGAGCACGCGCCCACGGCGGGCGACCTGCTCGCGCCCGACCTCGAATTTCATCGCGCCATCATGGCGGCCACGCACAACGACATGCTGGCCTACATCGGCAACATGCTGTCGCTCGCGTTATCGGAGTCCATCAAGCTGACGAGCCGCCACCCGGATACGCATGCGCTTTCGCTGCCGCGTCACAAGGCGATTCTCACGGCGCTGCAAAACCGCGACCCGCTCGGCGCGCGCCATGCAAGCCTCGTGCAGCTCGAAAACGCCCGCGCGGATGCCGACAGCGTGCTCGGCCCGGTCCACATCTAG
- a CDS encoding Rieske 2Fe-2S domain-containing protein, protein MPFLRNAWYVAAFSSEVKPDAPLARTLLEQPIVFFRDAGGAPVALDDRCPHRFAPLSRGRCVDGSIECPYHGLRFGAAGECTLNPHGDGRVPAGAKVRSYPLRERYGALWIWPGDPARAEASALPDFSFLDPAHRYTSEGYLRTQAHYQLSVDNLLDLSHFQFLHPGTLGSDAMARGNVQFASDDETVWVRREAHREIVQPFMARSFGVAEGASVDRWFDVRWNAPGLLAIAVGLNETGAPPENARVSPSAHWLTPETAATTHYFFSFGLPREMGEEGQAIVDQAIEGIMEPFRNEDLPMLEAQQRAIGDCDFWSMRPAMLPIDKGAVRARRIMEAKLAREAAGGEGAAGAADADASLAGQRPAAQGAPQQPASQSASQPNSQPNSQPNSQPDSPANHATSQGPNDPAHSDDPAAAFWKMLNLA, encoded by the coding sequence ATGCCATTCCTTCGCAACGCCTGGTACGTGGCCGCTTTCAGCAGCGAGGTGAAACCGGACGCGCCCCTTGCGCGCACGCTGCTCGAGCAGCCCATCGTGTTCTTTCGCGATGCCGGCGGCGCGCCCGTTGCGCTCGACGACCGCTGCCCGCATCGCTTCGCCCCGCTTTCGCGCGGGCGGTGCGTGGACGGTTCGATCGAGTGTCCGTATCACGGGCTGCGCTTCGGCGCGGCGGGCGAATGCACGCTCAATCCGCACGGCGACGGGCGCGTGCCCGCGGGCGCGAAGGTGCGCAGCTACCCGCTGCGCGAGCGCTACGGCGCGCTCTGGATCTGGCCGGGCGACCCCGCGCGCGCCGAGGCGAGCGCGCTGCCCGACTTCAGCTTTCTGGATCCGGCACATCGCTACACGAGCGAAGGCTATCTGCGCACGCAGGCGCACTATCAGCTGAGCGTCGACAACCTGCTCGACCTCAGTCATTTCCAGTTCCTGCACCCCGGTACGCTAGGCAGCGACGCCATGGCGCGCGGCAACGTCCAGTTCGCGAGCGACGACGAGACCGTCTGGGTCAGGCGCGAAGCGCACCGCGAGATCGTGCAGCCATTCATGGCGCGCTCGTTCGGCGTAGCGGAGGGCGCGAGCGTCGACCGCTGGTTCGACGTGCGCTGGAACGCGCCGGGGCTGCTCGCCATCGCGGTGGGCCTCAACGAAACGGGCGCGCCACCGGAAAACGCGCGGGTCTCGCCGTCGGCCCACTGGCTCACGCCGGAAACGGCCGCGACCACGCACTACTTCTTCTCGTTCGGGCTGCCGCGCGAAATGGGCGAAGAGGGTCAGGCGATCGTCGATCAAGCGATCGAAGGAATCATGGAGCCCTTCAGGAACGAAGACCTGCCGATGCTGGAAGCGCAGCAGCGTGCGATTGGCGATTGCGACTTCTGGTCGATGCGGCCGGCGATGCTGCCCATCGACAAGGGCGCCGTGCGCGCGCGCCGAATCATGGAAGCGAAGCTTGCACGCGAAGCGGCGGGCGGGGAGGGCGCGGCTGGGGCTGCGGATGCCGACGCGTCGTTGGCCGGTCAACGGCCTGCTGCGCAGGGCGCTCCACAGCAGCCCGCTTCACAGTCCGCTTCACAGCCGAACTCACAGCCGAACTCACAGCCGAACTCACAGCCGGACTCGCCGGCCAACCACGCGACCTCGCAAGGCCCAAACGATCCGGCCCATTCCGACGACCCCGCCGCGGCGTTCTGGAAGATGCTCAACCTTGCCTAG
- a CDS encoding polysaccharide pyruvyl transferase family protein, giving the protein MTATLSSFLADDATRSMAALQRYVNAPDPDAVFLDDMLERIEAARRRPCPPRPRTGRALRVLLLSYAGAGNTGADLRTIQTIRHLQRLFGERGERDEGLRIELFALGDLFDHPVLAATPRMPVQLPYVPDAFAAAIPDYDLVLNVEGSTYTSKFSDSLSGMLIGGVALASAAGAVGPAGAAGVPGAANGDAQVRGVAWGIDSGEMTDALARFARAAATGAHIFCRNDAAREHLASLDIASLPGADCAWSWTPVRTARVAALPANYVALCPNNPFWWPVTADVARAKALDTQRASSPLRYGPFHFHTWDDAREAAYDAYVERFAGLAERFRKQGFPPVLVAMERLDRAACEDIAARVPFDVPIMARGTATLDDVAGTVAHAARVVTTRYHAAVVAIASRVPVFGLSMDARIDRLLTEGGFPGWFARCTDPDGGERALARLCQPQPAIDALRDAYALLARREQMRLGQMGEWLAAAVGRR; this is encoded by the coding sequence ATGACGGCCACGCTCAGTTCGTTTCTCGCCGACGACGCCACGCGGTCCATGGCCGCGCTGCAACGCTATGTCAACGCGCCGGACCCCGACGCGGTATTTCTGGACGACATGCTGGAGCGCATCGAGGCCGCCCGCCGTCGGCCTTGTCCCCCGCGACCGCGCACCGGCCGCGCGCTGCGCGTGCTGCTGTTGAGCTACGCGGGCGCGGGCAACACGGGCGCGGATCTGCGGACCATCCAAACCATCCGCCACCTGCAACGTCTGTTCGGCGAGCGCGGCGAGCGCGACGAGGGCTTGAGGATCGAACTCTTTGCACTGGGCGATCTCTTCGATCACCCGGTGCTGGCCGCCACCCCGCGCATGCCCGTGCAGTTGCCCTACGTGCCCGATGCGTTCGCCGCCGCCATACCCGACTACGACCTCGTGCTCAACGTGGAAGGGTCCACCTACACGTCGAAATTCTCGGACTCGCTCTCGGGCATGCTGATCGGCGGCGTCGCGCTGGCGAGCGCGGCGGGGGCGGTGGGGCCGGCCGGGGCGGCGGGGGTGCCCGGCGCAGCGAACGGCGATGCGCAGGTCAGAGGCGTGGCATGGGGCATCGACAGCGGCGAGATGACGGACGCCCTGGCCCGCTTCGCGCGGGCGGCGGCAACAGGCGCGCACATCTTCTGCCGCAACGACGCGGCGCGCGAGCATCTGGCGTCGCTCGACATCGCCTCGCTGCCGGGCGCGGACTGCGCCTGGAGCTGGACGCCGGTGCGCACCGCGCGCGTGGCGGCGTTGCCGGCGAACTATGTGGCGCTGTGTCCGAACAATCCGTTCTGGTGGCCCGTCACCGCGGACGTGGCGCGGGCGAAGGCGCTCGACACCCAGCGCGCAAGCTCCCCGCTGCGCTACGGCCCGTTTCACTTCCACACGTGGGACGACGCGCGGGAGGCGGCGTACGACGCCTATGTCGAACGCTTCGCCGGACTGGCCGAACGCTTTCGCAAGCAAGGCTTTCCGCCCGTGCTGGTGGCCATGGAGCGGCTCGACCGGGCCGCCTGCGAGGACATCGCGGCGCGCGTGCCCTTCGACGTGCCGATCATGGCGCGGGGCACCGCGACGCTGGACGACGTCGCGGGCACCGTGGCCCATGCCGCGCGCGTGGTGACGACGCGCTACCACGCGGCCGTGGTGGCGATTGCGAGCCGCGTGCCGGTGTTCGGTCTTTCGATGGACGCGCGCATCGACCGGCTGCTGACCGAAGGCGGGTTTCCCGGCTGGTTCGCGCGCTGCACGGACCCGGACGGCGGCGAACGGGCGCTTGCGCGCCTCTGCCAGCCGCAACCCGCCATCGATGCGCTGCGCGACGCCTACGCCTTGCTCGCAAGACGCGAGCAGATGCGGCTCGGCCAGATGGGCGAGTGGCTCGCGGCCGCCGTGGGCCGGCGGTAG